The proteins below come from a single Parageobacillus thermoglucosidasius genomic window:
- a CDS encoding glutaredoxin family protein, translating into MPKPLSVVVWSKEGCHYCEEVKQFLKEKQVDYQTIDVTNRDELRDILEVKYGIRHVPVVEIGRGDVYEGVTKVGLSHLAKALNAYLLN; encoded by the coding sequence ATGCCAAAACCATTATCAGTTGTCGTCTGGTCCAAAGAAGGATGTCACTATTGTGAAGAGGTGAAACAATTTTTAAAAGAAAAGCAGGTAGACTATCAAACCATCGATGTGACGAATCGGGATGAACTGCGTGATATTTTGGAAGTTAAATACGGCATCCGGCACGTGCCAGTTGTTGAAATTGGCCGCGGGGATGTATACGAAGGGGTGACAAAAGTCGGGCTCAGCCATCTTGCCAAAGCATTGAACGCTTATCTGTTAAATTAA